The following are encoded together in the Desulfococcus multivorans genome:
- a CDS encoding bifunctional acetyl-CoA hydrolase/transferase family protein/GNAT family N-acetyltransferase, giving the protein MKRKQDWLKHCPARKVATAREAVSRIRRGSRVFIGSGCGEPRHLIHEMVRNPEIQDILIYQMLSYTLAEYMDDPSFLERFALKLFFISAIMRKAAFEGKIDYVPAYLSEIPDLFDSNQIGLDVALIQVSPPDRFGFCSLGISVDVTRSGTRNAGMVIAQINPRMPRTAGNSFIHVDEIDWLVPHEEPLIEAIPDIPDRQVAQRIAYYVTDLVEDGATLQVGFGRIPHVILESLHGKNDLGIHTQVITDAFVPLFEQGVITNRNKTHLPDRAVASLCMGSHTLYDYVDNNPRFYFRSSDYVNNPSVVARNDNLISISSALEVDITGQVCADSVGHLFYSGIGDQANFIRGAAMSRGGFSIIALPSTAKNGTVSRIVPNLSEGAGVATLRGDVNFVVTEYGIAQLRGKSIYQRVVELAQIAHPDFRKELIESAKTFHYIFADQQAPRAEDLLFLERYKSRITLKNGKSMAVRPILPTDEFGYRNFFYSLQEKTVYHRFFRRVRLFPREMAQNHWAAVDYRRNMSLIGLVRFRGHKEIVAIGTYLGEENDDHAEVAFVVREDFQGMGIGSRFLEILERIARKNGYRGFTATVLLENRAMIRVFKKRYPEARIELREGSAEIIMDFK; this is encoded by the coding sequence ATGAAAAGGAAGCAGGATTGGTTGAAGCACTGTCCGGCGCGTAAAGTTGCGACGGCCCGGGAGGCGGTATCCCGTATTCGGCGCGGAAGTCGCGTCTTTATCGGCTCGGGTTGCGGCGAACCTCGACACCTGATTCATGAAATGGTCCGCAACCCGGAGATTCAGGATATCCTCATCTATCAAATGCTCTCTTATACCTTGGCCGAATACATGGACGATCCTTCGTTTCTGGAGCGATTTGCCCTCAAGCTCTTTTTCATCAGCGCCATCATGCGCAAAGCGGCCTTTGAAGGTAAAATCGACTATGTCCCCGCCTATCTTTCGGAGATTCCCGATCTCTTCGACAGCAACCAGATCGGACTGGATGTCGCTTTGATTCAGGTAAGTCCCCCGGATCGGTTCGGGTTCTGCAGCCTCGGCATCTCGGTGGATGTCACGCGTTCCGGGACCCGAAATGCCGGGATGGTCATCGCCCAGATCAATCCTCGGATGCCCCGCACCGCCGGCAACAGCTTTATCCACGTTGACGAAATCGACTGGTTGGTGCCTCATGAGGAACCCCTGATCGAAGCGATCCCCGATATCCCCGACCGGCAGGTGGCCCAGCGCATCGCCTACTACGTCACCGATCTGGTGGAAGACGGTGCGACCCTCCAGGTCGGCTTCGGGCGCATCCCCCATGTGATTCTCGAATCCCTTCACGGCAAGAACGATCTTGGCATTCATACCCAGGTCATCACCGACGCCTTCGTCCCCCTGTTCGAGCAGGGCGTCATCACCAACAGGAACAAGACGCATTTGCCCGACCGGGCCGTGGCGTCCCTCTGCATGGGATCTCACACCCTTTATGACTACGTGGACAACAATCCGCGCTTCTATTTTCGCAGCTCGGATTATGTCAACAATCCATCAGTGGTGGCCCGGAACGACAACCTTATTTCCATCAGTTCGGCCCTGGAGGTCGACATTACCGGTCAGGTCTGCGCTGATTCCGTAGGGCACCTCTTCTACAGCGGAATCGGTGATCAGGCCAACTTCATCCGCGGCGCAGCCATGTCCCGTGGGGGCTTTTCCATCATCGCCCTGCCGTCCACAGCCAAGAACGGCACGGTATCCCGCATCGTTCCAAACCTGAGTGAGGGTGCGGGGGTCGCCACCCTCCGGGGGGATGTCAATTTTGTGGTTACCGAATACGGGATCGCTCAGCTCCGGGGCAAGAGTATCTACCAGCGCGTGGTGGAATTGGCCCAGATCGCCCATCCGGATTTCCGGAAAGAGCTCATCGAATCCGCCAAGACCTTCCACTACATCTTCGCCGACCAACAAGCCCCCCGAGCCGAGGACCTTCTCTTTCTCGAGCGGTACAAAAGCCGCATCACCCTCAAAAACGGCAAAAGCATGGCTGTCCGACCCATCCTGCCCACCGATGAGTTTGGATATCGGAACTTTTTTTATTCTCTTCAGGAAAAAACGGTCTATCACCGGTTTTTTCGACGGGTCCGCCTCTTTCCGCGGGAGATGGCCCAGAATCACTGGGCTGCGGTGGACTACCGCAGAAACATGTCTCTTATCGGATTGGTGCGGTTTCGGGGGCACAAGGAGATCGTGGCTATCGGGACTTACCTGGGCGAGGAGAACGACGATCATGCCGAGGTCGCCTTTGTGGTGCGTGAAGATTTCCAGGGGATGGGCATCGGCTCGCGCTTTCTGGAAATCCTGGAGAGAATCGCTCGGAAAAACGGCTATCGGGGCTTTACGGCAACGGTTCTCCTTGAAAACCGGGCCATGATACGGGTGTTCAAAAAGCGATATCCTGAAGCGCGCATCGAACTTCGAGAAGGAAGTGCTGAAATTATAATGGATTTTAAATAA
- the murI gene encoding glutamate racemase, whose translation MIGILDSGLGGLDLARRLMDRLPASRLIYFGDTAHGPYDEKGSESILRHALRGARFLQEKGARRIVIACHTISSAASEALAAQLTAPVIDVVAPAAAGAVRGSSGRRIGVAAARATLWSDAYEKHIRMTAPDAAVYTVPCPLIGPLIEEGWLKKPETTMIVKKYLSPLKVRKIDTLILGDARYPVLATIFQRKIGRRVRLVDGASELLPRLVEDGAFSISDTAPGPSEHHTAFYLSDVTPDTERRAAIYLKRRVPFHRITL comes from the coding sequence ATGATCGGCATTCTGGATTCAGGTTTGGGAGGGTTGGATCTTGCCCGCAGGCTGATGGATCGCCTGCCGGCGTCTCGCTTGATTTACTTCGGCGACACCGCCCATGGCCCGTACGATGAAAAAGGCTCCGAGTCCATCCTTCGTCATGCACTCAGGGGAGCACGATTCCTCCAGGAGAAAGGCGCCCGGCGAATCGTCATCGCCTGCCATACAATCTCCAGCGCCGCATCCGAGGCACTGGCGGCCCAGCTGACAGCACCGGTGATCGACGTGGTCGCTCCCGCGGCGGCAGGCGCCGTCAGGGGCTCTTCGGGCAGAAGAATCGGTGTTGCGGCCGCTCGGGCGACGCTCTGGTCCGATGCTTACGAGAAGCATATTCGGATGACGGCCCCCGATGCCGCCGTATACACGGTGCCCTGCCCTCTCATCGGCCCCCTGATCGAGGAGGGGTGGCTGAAAAAACCCGAAACAACGATGATCGTCAAAAAATACCTCTCGCCCCTCAAGGTCCGAAAGATCGACACGCTGATTCTGGGCGATGCCCGCTATCCGGTTCTCGCAACGATCTTCCAGCGGAAAATCGGACGACGCGTCCGCCTTGTGGATGGCGCAAGCGAACTCCTGCCCCGACTGGTCGAGGACGGTGCCTTCTCGATAAGCGATACGGCCCCCGGTCCTTCGGAACACCATACGGCATTCTACCTGTCGGACGTCACCCCGGACACCGAAAGACGAGCGGCCATATACCTGAAAAGACGCGTCCCCTTCCACCGGATCACGCTATAG
- a CDS encoding YkgJ family cysteine cluster protein has translation MSLNDIPCDAIFECIQCGECCNGFGGTFVTPADIAAIAGYIGAPAESFVRDYCRMSGSRPVIAQGPDGYCIFYRDRLCSIHPVKPRMCRAWPYIESVLKDPANWRMMAGSCPGMRADITDACILRCVREQIEMRGF, from the coding sequence ATGTCCTTGAATGACATCCCTTGCGACGCCATCTTTGAATGCATCCAGTGCGGCGAGTGCTGCAACGGCTTCGGAGGGACCTTTGTTACCCCGGCGGACATTGCAGCCATCGCCGGGTATATTGGAGCGCCCGCGGAATCCTTTGTAAGGGATTACTGCCGGATGTCGGGAAGCCGACCGGTCATCGCTCAAGGCCCGGACGGCTACTGCATATTCTACCGGGACCGGCTCTGCTCGATCCATCCGGTGAAACCCCGAATGTGCCGCGCCTGGCCATACATCGAAAGCGTCCTGAAAGATCCGGCCAACTGGCGTATGATGGCCGGATCCTGTCCGGGGATGCGGGCGGATATCACGGACGCCTGCATACTCCGATGCGTCCGGGAGCAAATCGAAATGCGGGGCTTCTGA
- the recR gene encoding recombination mediator RecR, whose product MMYYPPSIRHLIRHLATLPGIGEKTAERLALHLVRARKKDAEALAYSILNVKEKIRLCSRCFGLSDTDVCSICNNPSRDAALLCVVENVSEMIAIERSGAYYGRYHILQGALSPMDGIGPDDLRITELFARIDEGEIKEIILATNTHLEGESTARYLSELLERYPVKVTRIASGVPLGGDLKYVDQLTLKRAMETRYVLE is encoded by the coding sequence ATGATGTACTACCCGCCGTCCATCCGCCACCTCATCCGCCACCTCGCGACCCTGCCCGGTATCGGTGAAAAAACCGCCGAGCGGCTGGCGCTCCATTTGGTTCGCGCCCGGAAAAAAGACGCCGAGGCTCTGGCTTACAGCATCCTGAACGTCAAGGAGAAAATCCGATTGTGCAGCCGCTGTTTCGGTCTGAGCGATACCGATGTCTGCAGCATCTGCAACAATCCGTCTCGGGACGCCGCCCTCCTCTGTGTCGTCGAAAACGTCTCGGAGATGATCGCCATCGAGCGTTCAGGGGCGTACTACGGCCGGTATCATATCCTCCAGGGGGCCTTGTCGCCCATGGACGGCATTGGACCCGACGACCTCCGGATCACCGAACTCTTCGCGCGGATCGACGAAGGCGAGATCAAGGAGATCATCCTGGCCACCAACACCCATCTGGAAGGTGAATCCACCGCCAGGTACCTTTCGGAGCTGCTTGAGCGTTATCCGGTCAAGGTAACGCGCATCGCTTCGGGCGTGCCCCTGGGAGGGGATCTCAAATATGTGGATCAGCTCACTCTCAAACGCGCCATGGAGACCCGTTATGTCCTTGAATGA
- the dnaX gene encoding DNA polymerase III subunit gamma/tau: MSYLVLARKYRPQTFEDVVEQEHVTRTLTNAIRADRVAHAILFSGPRGTGKTTIARILAKAMNCETGPSPVPCNACRSCREITGGNAVDVFEIDGASNNGVDHIRELRDNVKYMPAHSRYKIYIIDEVHMLSTPAFNALLKTLEEPPAHILFLFATTEPHKIPITILSRCQQHHLRRIPSENIARHMAALCKREGTTIPEESLSLIAGEAGGSMRDALSLLDQVMTCTEGEITHEGVLNLLGAADREVLFRITAALFSGNVADILEIIDDVYRHGRDIKAFFGAVMTHLRNLWIVKTVRNPNRLVDLPTVEIERMAALVRDVSETHISQIMDAFTREESAVKFSSQPRLALEMAFIRLFQIQPALPIGTLIERLDDLAGRIPAAPEYGLDRTNSAPPEVREPDSPILTPAPVSPPSKTTMSDTDPARSTATMEVQAPPSETRTNRPEECRLPDIPADTSYDPEESLDVTWRKLTALACGRSSALGSYLNRTALAHIGDETLDIIVHGNGFNLKQIHKRQEFLQEAVQSFFGRNFHLNFRLNDGGEESRQKKIDAVNTIRQEALNHPTVAAAVEIFDGKIVDVKIL, encoded by the coding sequence ATGTCCTATTTGGTTCTCGCTAGAAAATATCGCCCTCAGACCTTTGAGGATGTGGTGGAACAGGAACACGTCACACGCACCCTGACCAATGCCATCCGTGCGGACCGCGTCGCCCACGCCATTCTGTTCTCCGGACCCAGGGGCACCGGCAAGACCACCATCGCCCGAATTCTGGCCAAGGCCATGAACTGCGAGACAGGGCCGTCACCTGTTCCGTGCAACGCCTGCAGATCCTGCCGCGAGATCACCGGAGGCAATGCCGTTGACGTCTTTGAGATCGACGGGGCATCCAACAACGGCGTGGACCATATTCGAGAACTTCGGGATAATGTCAAATACATGCCGGCGCACAGTCGATACAAGATCTACATCATCGACGAGGTCCACATGCTCAGTACGCCGGCCTTCAACGCACTCCTCAAAACCCTTGAAGAGCCGCCGGCCCATATTCTGTTCCTGTTCGCCACAACGGAACCCCACAAGATTCCCATCACCATCCTGTCGAGATGCCAGCAGCATCACCTTCGGCGAATCCCCTCCGAAAACATCGCTCGGCATATGGCCGCCCTTTGCAAGCGGGAAGGGACGACCATCCCCGAGGAGAGCCTCTCTCTCATCGCCGGAGAGGCCGGTGGCAGCATGCGGGACGCGCTGAGCCTTCTGGATCAGGTGATGACCTGCACCGAAGGGGAGATCACCCACGAAGGCGTTCTGAACCTCCTGGGTGCGGCCGATCGCGAGGTACTTTTCAGGATCACTGCAGCCCTTTTTTCAGGAAACGTCGCCGACATTCTCGAAATCATCGACGACGTCTATCGGCACGGCCGGGACATCAAGGCCTTCTTCGGCGCCGTGATGACCCATCTCCGCAACCTGTGGATCGTCAAAACAGTCAGGAACCCCAATCGACTCGTCGACCTTCCCACGGTCGAGATCGAGCGGATGGCCGCTCTTGTCCGGGACGTCTCCGAAACGCACATCAGCCAAATCATGGACGCCTTCACCCGGGAGGAATCCGCCGTCAAATTTTCAAGCCAGCCCCGGCTGGCGCTCGAAATGGCCTTTATCCGGCTATTTCAGATTCAGCCGGCTTTGCCCATCGGGACGCTGATCGAAAGACTTGACGATCTGGCGGGACGGATACCTGCGGCTCCGGAATATGGCCTTGACCGTACAAATTCAGCCCCGCCGGAGGTTCGGGAGCCCGATTCGCCGATCCTGACGCCGGCGCCGGTTTCTCCGCCTTCGAAAACGACGATGTCGGATACGGATCCGGCCCGAAGCACCGCAACGATGGAAGTTCAGGCGCCGCCGTCGGAAACCCGCACGAACAGACCCGAGGAATGCCGCCTGCCCGATATACCGGCCGATACCTCATATGATCCGGAGGAATCCCTCGACGTGACCTGGCGGAAACTGACGGCCCTGGCCTGCGGTCGTTCATCGGCGTTGGGATCATACCTCAACAGAACCGCTCTTGCGCATATCGGGGACGAAACGCTTGATATCATTGTCCATGGGAACGGATTCAATTTAAAACAGATCCATAAAAGACAAGAGTTTTTACAGGAGGCCGTACAGTCTTTCTTCGGCCGGAATTTTCACCTCAACTTTCGTTTGAACGATGGGGGAGAGGAGAGCCGGCAAAAAAAAATCGATGCGGTCAACACCATTCGGCAGGAAGCGTTGAACCATCCCACAGTAGCGGCCGCCGTTGAAATTTTCGACGGCAAAATCGTGGACGTTAAAATTCTATAG
- a CDS encoding DUF1015 domain-containing protein, protein MAEVIPFRGVVYNTDIVTDLAAVSTPPYDVISPEEQAAFYAAHPENVIRLILGKTGDADSPTDNRYTRSARDYEDWLRKGVLVQDQAPAFYLTTVEFAAAGRSLKRYGLIARVRLEPFDKGIILPHETTFSKVKTDRFELMKVCHANFSPIFSLYSDRENILETLMAAVVRQTPDMEFTDTYGHRHCLWRITDPDVTGRVTRKMAAKTIYIADGHHRYETALTYRDWVAGHTPGFTDAHPANYVMMYLSSMEDPGMVILPAHRLLKAVAPEAMDRLMSRAASFFDIAEISVDPGDPERVPTTFIKGLAAGAEQHVIGVFMRHDPRLFLMTLKPGVMKDRFGDAVPAALRDLDVTVLTRLILMDLLGFDQARLDNENLIAYETTPQKAVRRVCSGEYDIAFILNPTRIDQVRAVAESGLIMPRKSTYFYPKVITGQVFNPLA, encoded by the coding sequence ATGGCCGAAGTTATCCCTTTCAGGGGAGTCGTCTATAATACGGATATCGTAACGGATCTCGCAGCGGTGAGCACACCGCCCTATGATGTGATCTCTCCGGAGGAGCAAGCGGCGTTTTATGCGGCTCACCCTGAAAACGTCATTCGGCTGATCCTCGGCAAAACCGGTGATGCGGACTCGCCGACCGACAACCGCTACACCCGGTCGGCCCGTGATTACGAAGACTGGCTTCGGAAAGGGGTTTTGGTTCAGGACCAGGCCCCTGCCTTTTATCTGACCACTGTCGAATTTGCGGCGGCGGGTCGATCTCTCAAGCGTTATGGTCTCATCGCCCGGGTTCGGCTTGAACCGTTTGACAAGGGTATTATCCTGCCCCACGAGACGACATTTTCCAAGGTTAAAACCGATCGTTTCGAATTGATGAAGGTTTGCCATGCCAATTTCAGTCCGATATTTTCCCTTTATTCCGATCGGGAAAATATCCTGGAAACCTTGATGGCGGCCGTCGTTCGGCAGACGCCGGATATGGAATTCACGGATACCTACGGCCACCGACACTGCCTGTGGCGGATCACCGATCCCGATGTCACCGGTCGAGTGACCCGGAAGATGGCCGCCAAAACTATCTATATCGCCGACGGACACCACCGGTACGAGACGGCCCTGACCTACCGGGACTGGGTGGCCGGGCACACCCCGGGATTCACAGACGCCCACCCGGCCAATTACGTCATGATGTACCTGAGCAGCATGGAAGATCCGGGTATGGTCATCCTGCCGGCGCACCGATTACTGAAGGCCGTTGCTCCGGAGGCGATGGATCGATTGATGTCCCGAGCCGCCTCTTTTTTCGATATTGCTGAAATATCGGTGGATCCCGGTGATCCTGAACGCGTCCCCACGACCTTTATCAAAGGCTTGGCGGCGGGGGCCGAACAACACGTCATCGGTGTATTCATGAGGCATGACCCGAGGCTGTTTCTGATGACTCTCAAGCCCGGTGTCATGAAGGATCGATTCGGAGATGCCGTACCGGCGGCGCTTCGGGACCTGGACGTGACGGTGCTGACACGACTGATTTTGATGGACCTCCTGGGGTTCGACCAGGCCCGCCTTGACAATGAAAACCTCATCGCTTACGAGACGACACCTCAAAAGGCGGTGCGGAGGGTGTGTTCAGGCGAGTACGACATCGCTTTCATCCTCAACCCGACCCGGATCGATCAGGTGCGGGCGGTGGCTGAAAGCGGATTGATCATGCCGAGAAAATCGACCTATTTCTATCCCAAGGTGATCACGGGGCAGGTGTTCAACCCCCTGGCGTAG
- a CDS encoding tRNA1(Val) (adenine(37)-N6)-methyltransferase — protein sequence METTEDAFFERRIRVRQHREGYRFSIDAVILAHYAAGFGTFPGNGISMPPRHILDLGTGCGIIPLIIAFRRPADRITGVEIQDELARLAEENVQRNGMADRITILHKDLKHIRRENLSAPVDLVVSNPPYRRPGSGRLNVQSQRAVARHEICVALPDVIRAAARTLDISGRFAAVFPAERLVGLFLEMQTAGIEPKFLRLVHSRRDTGAKLALVEGMKGARPGLSVSPALVIYRENGSYTEAATEMFRG from the coding sequence ATGGAAACCACCGAAGATGCCTTTTTCGAGAGGCGGATCCGGGTGCGACAGCACCGGGAAGGGTATCGGTTTTCCATCGATGCCGTCATCCTGGCGCACTACGCTGCAGGTTTCGGCACCTTTCCGGGTAACGGAATATCCATGCCTCCGCGGCACATCCTCGACCTGGGAACGGGGTGCGGGATCATTCCTCTGATCATCGCTTTTCGACGCCCCGCAGACCGCATCACAGGCGTCGAAATTCAGGATGAACTGGCCCGCCTGGCAGAAGAAAACGTTCAGCGCAACGGCATGGCGGACCGGATCACCATCCTTCACAAGGACCTCAAACACATCAGAAGGGAAAATCTCTCCGCCCCTGTGGATCTGGTCGTGAGCAATCCGCCCTACCGCAGACCCGGTTCGGGCCGGTTGAATGTCCAAAGCCAGCGCGCTGTCGCCCGACACGAAATTTGCGTCGCCCTTCCAGACGTCATCAGGGCCGCCGCAAGAACCCTTGATATTTCGGGGCGCTTCGCCGCCGTCTTCCCGGCCGAACGGCTGGTCGGTCTTTTTTTGGAAATGCAGACTGCGGGTATCGAGCCCAAATTCCTTCGGCTCGTCCATTCCCGCCGGGATACAGGGGCCAAGCTGGCTCTGGTGGAGGGAATGAAGGGGGCGCGCCCCGGCCTTTCGGTGTCCCCCGCTCTGGTCATCTACCGCGAGAACGGCAGTTATACCGAGGCGGCGACCGAAATGTTCAGGGGGTGA
- a CDS encoding DUF721 domain-containing protein, with translation MTRKREPLKKPVHIADVLKNALTAYRAEGDTELMKVWSLWKGVVGHGIAENTRASAFKGNLLIVHVSSSAWIHHLHFLKQELISKLNDALGKDLVGDIKFKIGPL, from the coding sequence ATGACCCGCAAACGTGAACCCCTCAAAAAGCCGGTACATATCGCAGATGTCCTCAAGAACGCATTGACAGCCTATCGTGCCGAGGGAGACACCGAACTCATGAAGGTGTGGTCCCTCTGGAAAGGGGTTGTCGGCCACGGCATCGCGGAAAATACCCGGGCATCGGCCTTCAAAGGCAATCTTCTTATCGTCCATGTGAGCAGTTCCGCGTGGATTCACCATCTGCATTTCCTGAAACAGGAGCTCATCAGCAAGCTCAACGACGCCCTGGGCAAGGACCTGGTGGGGGACATCAAATTCAAGATCGGTCCCCTGTGA
- a CDS encoding AMP-binding protein, whose amino-acid sequence MRSFSIYDMYRRNAHLYRDRTAVVSGGLRRDFQTLLRDAEAFAAALADAGVEKGDRVAILAMNDHRFFTLFGAASALGAIVVPLNWRLSDDEIAFILSDAGPRMLISDGNFADRAEALGEKAGGMTTVFWNSTDSRRPDMDQMAADAVRADFKAPGPVHGDDPFCIIYTAAVDGRPRGAVLSHSNIIYGNLQTSATMGLTAEDAYLNMLPMFHITGLNLSMSVMHVGGKNVVIEKFDEHRSLAETEREQVSVWGSFPPMLTRLTQAADKGERNLSSLRHVMGIDGPDNIRPFEARIGAVFWILYGQTETSGLVTFSPAMERPGAAGRVGLLTKVRIADDADGDVPPGEVGEILVQGPLVFQGFWNQPELTERTFRGGWHHTGDIGCFDEDGFLWFKGRKPEKELIKPGGENVYPAEVEAVVLEHPDIVEASVIGVPDPQFGEGIKAVCVRKPGSVLTAEELIAFVAGRIARYKKPRYVDFVEALPRKKDGGIDREAVKATHGA is encoded by the coding sequence ATGCGTAGCTTTTCCATTTACGATATGTATCGTCGAAACGCTCATCTTTACAGGGACCGGACCGCCGTGGTTTCAGGAGGGCTGAGACGTGATTTTCAGACGTTGCTTCGAGATGCCGAGGCTTTCGCGGCAGCCCTTGCCGACGCGGGGGTCGAGAAAGGGGACCGGGTGGCGATTCTGGCCATGAACGATCACCGGTTTTTTACGCTGTTCGGCGCGGCATCGGCGCTGGGGGCTATCGTTGTGCCCCTCAACTGGCGTCTCTCGGACGACGAGATCGCATTCATTCTTTCCGACGCAGGCCCCCGAATGCTGATCTCCGATGGAAATTTCGCCGACAGGGCCGAAGCCCTAGGTGAAAAGGCCGGCGGTATGACAACGGTGTTCTGGAACTCGACCGACAGCCGACGTCCCGACATGGACCAAATGGCGGCGGATGCCGTTCGAGCCGATTTTAAGGCGCCGGGCCCCGTCCATGGGGATGATCCCTTTTGCATCATCTATACGGCAGCTGTGGACGGCCGACCGAGGGGGGCTGTTCTGAGCCATTCCAATATCATCTACGGCAATCTTCAAACCTCGGCCACCATGGGACTCACCGCCGAAGACGCTTACCTCAACATGCTGCCAATGTTCCATATCACCGGGCTCAACCTTTCAATGTCGGTGATGCACGTGGGCGGCAAGAACGTGGTGATCGAAAAATTCGACGAGCATCGGTCTTTGGCGGAAACTGAACGCGAACAGGTTTCGGTCTGGGGGAGTTTCCCCCCCATGCTGACCCGTCTGACCCAGGCCGCAGACAAAGGGGAGCGGAATCTGTCATCTCTTCGCCACGTCATGGGAATCGATGGACCGGACAATATTCGGCCTTTCGAGGCCAGGATCGGGGCTGTCTTCTGGATTCTGTACGGTCAGACCGAAACATCGGGCCTCGTGACATTTTCGCCGGCCATGGAACGCCCGGGGGCGGCCGGCCGTGTGGGATTGCTGACCAAGGTTCGGATCGCGGACGATGCCGACGGGGATGTTCCTCCCGGTGAGGTGGGCGAGATCCTCGTTCAGGGCCCCCTTGTCTTTCAAGGGTTCTGGAACCAGCCCGAGTTAACGGAAAGGACGTTCCGGGGAGGGTGGCACCACACCGGCGACATCGGTTGCTTTGACGAGGATGGCTTTCTCTGGTTCAAGGGACGGAAACCGGAGAAGGAACTCATCAAGCCCGGGGGCGAGAATGTCTACCCCGCGGAGGTTGAGGCTGTCGTCCTTGAACACCCGGACATCGTCGAGGCTTCGGTCATCGGGGTCCCCGACCCTCAGTTCGGAGAGGGGATCAAGGCGGTCTGCGTGCGGAAGCCCGGCAGTGTTCTTACCGCTGAAGAACTCATCGCTTTCGTCGCCGGGCGCATTGCCCGTTACAAGAAGCCCCGGTATGTCGATTTTGTCGAGGCCCTGCCCAGGAAAAAAGACGGCGGGATCGATCGGGAGGCGGTAAAGGCAACCCACGGCGCATAG